From Lentisphaera araneosa HTCC2155, the proteins below share one genomic window:
- a CDS encoding DUF6435 family protein, which yields MFSFLKSDPVKKLKKDYEKKVADAMNAQRNGDIKTYSSLIAESEKMWDKIQAAEAK from the coding sequence ATGTTTTCTTTCCTGAAATCCGACCCCGTTAAAAAATTAAAAAAAGACTACGAAAAGAAAGTAGCTGACGCCATGAATGCCCAAAGAAATGGCGATATAAAAACTTATTCATCACTCATTGCGGAATCAGAAAAAATGTGGGATAAAATTCAAGCTGCCGAAGCTAAGTAG
- a CDS encoding tRNA dihydrouridine synthase, with protein MNNFWTDIKSPGIALAPMEDVTDTVFRQILLETAQPKNLQVVFSEFISTDGLCHPIGHDKVIHRFLISDEERKLLKEKNIKIVAQVWGKNPDKFSEAISKYVDPEVFDGVDINMGCPVAKIVKQGGCSALINTPEIAKELVLAAKAATKLPVSVKTRTGITAHKTEEWMTHLLEVEPAAIILHGRTQKQQSEGLASWDEIAKGARVRDRLKPHIPFWGNGDVRSIEQAHQLCQEHKLDGAMIGRGVFHNPWIFNTDLLGDNVLPPEEKIALLWRHASLYTSFWGSQKNFLTLRRFFKIYAQGFPGANAFRSEIMQTKKLDEVRALLEKHELYFD; from the coding sequence ATGAATAACTTTTGGACCGACATCAAGAGCCCTGGCATTGCTCTCGCACCGATGGAAGATGTAACTGACACTGTCTTTCGTCAGATTCTTTTGGAAACCGCCCAGCCCAAAAACCTTCAAGTGGTATTCAGTGAATTCATTTCAACTGATGGACTCTGCCACCCCATTGGCCACGACAAAGTTATTCACCGTTTCCTCATTTCCGATGAAGAGCGCAAACTTCTCAAAGAAAAAAATATTAAAATTGTCGCTCAAGTCTGGGGCAAAAACCCCGATAAGTTTTCTGAAGCGATTTCAAAGTACGTCGACCCAGAAGTTTTTGATGGCGTGGATATCAACATGGGATGCCCCGTCGCCAAAATCGTTAAACAGGGTGGCTGTTCAGCTTTGATCAACACTCCTGAGATTGCCAAAGAGCTCGTCTTAGCGGCTAAAGCAGCGACTAAGCTCCCCGTCAGCGTCAAAACGCGAACGGGTATTACTGCGCATAAGACTGAAGAATGGATGACACACCTGCTCGAAGTGGAACCAGCTGCAATTATTCTCCATGGTCGTACTCAAAAACAGCAATCCGAAGGCTTGGCGAGTTGGGACGAAATTGCCAAGGGTGCCCGTGTTCGAGATCGGCTCAAACCTCACATTCCTTTTTGGGGCAATGGCGATGTTCGCTCCATTGAACAAGCTCATCAACTCTGCCAAGAACACAAACTCGATGGCGCCATGATCGGCCGTGGTGTCTTCCATAACCCTTGGATATTTAACACTGACTTGCTCGGTGATAATGTACTCCCGCCCGAAGAAAAGATTGCCTTGCTATGGCGTCACGCTTCACTCTACACATCTTTTTGGGGTTCGCAGAAAAACTTCCTGACACTACGTCGTTTTTTTAAAATCTATGCTCAAGGTTTTCCTGGGGCCAATGCTTTCCGCTCGGAAATCATGCAAACTAAGAAGCTGGACGAAGTTCGAGCCCTACTCGAAAAGCATGAGCTCTATTTTGATTAG
- a CDS encoding GreA/GreB family elongation factor → MNKNELVKVILERLRGDYQESLDAINETAETATHEENIAKSKYDTKSIEAAYLVEGQIKRNGELEAEIAAYQAMRIRSFGKKSRALLSALIKLEDESGQTIDLFMGPQAGGMIIEGVQVITPPSPLGQALLGKYCGDEVSLELEGKIQKYRVLDLN, encoded by the coding sequence ATGAATAAGAATGAATTAGTGAAAGTTATCCTCGAACGCTTACGTGGGGATTATCAGGAGTCGCTCGACGCAATTAATGAGACTGCGGAAACCGCAACTCACGAAGAAAATATAGCCAAGAGCAAATACGATACTAAGTCTATTGAGGCGGCGTATCTCGTTGAGGGGCAAATAAAGCGCAATGGCGAGCTCGAGGCAGAAATTGCGGCTTATCAAGCGATGCGCATTCGTAGCTTTGGTAAAAAGTCGCGTGCCTTACTCTCGGCACTCATTAAACTCGAAGATGAATCAGGACAGACAATTGATTTGTTTATGGGACCTCAAGCCGGGGGAATGATCATTGAGGGGGTGCAAGTGATAACTCCGCCATCACCCTTGGGTCAGGCTTTACTCGGCAAGTACTGTGGCGACGAAGTGAGCCTCGAACTCGAGGGCAAAATTCAAAAATACAGAGTCCTTGATTTGAATTAG
- a CDS encoding aldo/keto reductase — MITRRQLINTTSGLALSSPLLNSVQAAPKDLKKLELIELGKSGIKTSRLAQGTGTRGGGRHSNQTRPGFQHFVGLMQHAYDRGVRLFDLADQYGSHIYFREALRHIPREDITILSKVQYRLDAKKPEDMSPSDQRRFAKNALERFRTELKVDIIDIMLMHNMTTEKWDEDLAGYVEVLQEYHQAGKIKAIGMSCHTLPALKRATELDWMNIALTRINPYGKIMDGTPEEVMPIQRKFKDKGVGVIGMKIYGAGKLLDKKDECMRFAQNLDYLDAMTIGSTIPAEIDENIRLMQKYPKA; from the coding sequence ATGATTACCCGCCGCCAACTCATCAACACCACCAGTGGTCTTGCCCTTAGTTCCCCTTTACTGAATTCAGTTCAAGCCGCTCCCAAAGACTTAAAAAAACTCGAACTCATTGAACTTGGTAAAAGCGGTATCAAAACCAGTCGACTCGCCCAAGGCACGGGTACACGTGGTGGGGGGCGTCACTCCAATCAAACACGCCCAGGCTTTCAACATTTTGTTGGACTCATGCAACATGCCTATGATCGTGGAGTTCGCCTCTTTGACCTTGCAGACCAATATGGTTCACACATTTATTTCCGAGAAGCCTTGCGCCACATTCCCCGTGAAGACATCACCATTCTCAGCAAAGTTCAGTACCGCCTAGATGCTAAAAAGCCCGAAGATATGAGCCCCTCCGATCAGCGACGCTTTGCCAAAAATGCCCTCGAACGTTTCCGCACTGAGCTCAAAGTTGATATTATCGATATCATGCTGATGCATAACATGACCACAGAGAAATGGGATGAGGACCTAGCGGGCTACGTAGAGGTCTTGCAGGAATACCACCAAGCAGGAAAAATAAAGGCTATTGGCATGTCATGCCATACTCTGCCCGCGCTCAAACGCGCCACTGAATTAGATTGGATGAATATTGCACTCACTCGCATTAACCCCTACGGAAAAATCATGGATGGCACACCTGAAGAAGTCATGCCAATCCAAAGAAAATTTAAAGATAAAGGGGTTGGTGTCATTGGCATGAAAATTTATGGTGCAGGGAAATTACTCGATAAAAAAGATGAATGTATGCGCTTTGCGCAAAATCTCGATTACCTCGATGCCATGACCATTGGCTCCACCATCCCTGCCGAGATCGATGAAAATATTCGCCTCATGCAAAAATACCCAAAGGCATAA
- a CDS encoding serine/threonine-protein kinase: MKIKSLRHSKVQLRINWGPVNIISYFFSDLVFIVNVYLWKYCEDKMYTLDLSNEQNHVDDSVEEMTKLVESESNYKIIRLIAKGGMSYVFLAKDLKCQRHVALKMMQSSQSKLRINEKRFIEEVQVTSQLDHPSIVPIYDLNKSSDGMPFYAMKLVKGETLEEILRQLESNNSTYVAQYPIHVLMQIFTKICDAMIYAASKYVVHRDLKPENIMIGQYGEVYVMDWGIAKVCTPLETKQLLRKQSIYDFEDSFVKTLSQMSESISLSSSNDSYLGTPVYMAPEQVCQDFDVDTRADIYALGAILYRILYLKHPFRQKSMPELFKAKINNRVSWPDQFSKSLPHINKNKIPYSLIMVAKKAMAVELNKRYQKVGDLKQEVDSWLHGFATDVEAANPVTRARLFFVRQKTLSVVSCLLVVSLAALGYQFFLKYYNTSLDKNSLSLDLKQTSIKNKKNILVKLRLERELNEYKNHISSRKERLNDMVIDEKSIRSAIKLSEQLTVLEPSVDNYRTLINLYIKNKDYTLANESLIYALAIYPSESRLHALVDDIQ, encoded by the coding sequence ATGAAAATAAAAAGCTTGCGTCATTCTAAGGTTCAGCTAAGGATCAATTGGGGTCCAGTTAATATAATTAGTTACTTTTTCAGTGATTTAGTATTTATAGTCAATGTGTATTTATGGAAATATTGTGAGGATAAAATGTATACGCTAGATTTATCAAATGAACAAAATCATGTGGATGATAGTGTTGAGGAAATGACAAAGCTTGTCGAGTCTGAATCTAATTATAAAATCATTCGATTAATTGCTAAGGGTGGCATGTCCTATGTCTTTTTAGCAAAGGATTTAAAGTGTCAAAGGCATGTCGCCTTAAAAATGATGCAGAGTAGCCAGTCAAAGTTGAGAATAAATGAGAAGAGATTTATTGAAGAAGTACAAGTGACTTCACAGTTAGATCATCCATCAATTGTTCCAATTTATGATTTAAATAAGTCTTCAGATGGGATGCCTTTTTATGCTATGAAATTAGTTAAGGGAGAAACTTTAGAAGAGATTTTAAGGCAATTGGAGTCAAATAATTCTACTTACGTGGCGCAATATCCCATACATGTATTAATGCAAATTTTTACTAAAATTTGTGATGCTATGATTTATGCGGCTTCTAAATATGTAGTACATCGTGACCTTAAACCTGAAAATATTATGATTGGTCAATATGGTGAGGTATACGTCATGGACTGGGGTATTGCTAAGGTTTGTACTCCTTTGGAAACAAAACAACTTTTGAGGAAACAATCTATTTATGATTTCGAGGACTCATTTGTCAAAACTCTCAGTCAGATGTCTGAGTCCATAAGTTTATCTTCTAGTAATGATTCTTATTTGGGAACGCCGGTATATATGGCTCCAGAGCAAGTGTGTCAAGATTTTGATGTAGACACTCGCGCGGATATATATGCATTAGGAGCAATTCTTTATAGAATTTTGTATCTTAAACACCCCTTTCGTCAGAAGAGTATGCCTGAGTTATTTAAGGCCAAAATTAATAACCGAGTGAGTTGGCCTGATCAGTTTAGTAAGTCATTACCTCATATTAATAAAAATAAGATACCTTATAGTCTTATAATGGTCGCCAAGAAAGCAATGGCGGTAGAGTTAAACAAGCGATATCAAAAAGTAGGTGATTTAAAACAAGAGGTCGATTCGTGGTTACATGGTTTTGCCACAGATGTGGAGGCGGCAAACCCTGTTACACGCGCGCGATTATTTTTTGTAAGACAAAAAACATTGAGTGTAGTTTCATGCTTACTGGTTGTTTCTCTTGCCGCATTGGGGTATCAGTTCTTCTTAAAATATTATAATACCAGTTTAGATAAAAATTCATTAAGCTTGGATTTAAAACAAACATCAATAAAAAATAAAAAGAATATCTTAGTGAAGTTAAGATTAGAGAGAGAACTTAACGAATATAAAAATCATATTTCTAGTCGCAAAGAGCGATTAAATGACATGGTCATAGATGAAAAAAGTATTCGTAGTGCAATAAAACTATCTGAACAACTAACTGTACTTGAACCATCGGTAGATAATTATAGAACCTTAATTAATCTATATATAAAAAATAAAGATTACACTTTAGCAAATGAAAGTTTAATTTATGCCTTAGCGATATACCCATCCGAATCTAGGCTTCATGCATTAGTAGATGATATTCAGTGA